The DNA sequence CTAAAGAGCAGCTAGAAGCCGCAAATGAAGAGGTCGAAAGACTAGAAAAAATCATAGATAGCAAAAATGCGCTTAAAAGCGAGCTTGAGGCGAAGGCTGCGGAGCTTGGCGAAAATTTAGCCAAAATCGAGAGCGAAATTTCGGCCGAGGTTGGCGCCATCGAGCAGCAAAGAGATGAAATTTATGCTAAGAAAAATAAGTTAGTCGGCGAGATGAATCAAAAAATCTTGACCTTTTACGAGAAAATCCGCAAATGGGCGCACAACACAGCCGTCGTGCCTGTCAAAAAGCAGGCCTGCTATGGCTGCTTTATGCAGATAAACGACAAGACTTATTCTGCCGTTATTAAGGGCGAAGATATCGTGACATGCCCTCACTGCGGCCGAATTTTATACAAAGAAGCGGCGAACTAGCCTTTAAATTTGATAATAATTTATTACGTTTTAGTCCTCGCGGCGTTTGCCTTGGGGGCTTTACCGCTTGCGATTTTAGCTTTTAAGAAAAAGTACAGAGTCTCTATCCCCGCTAGATTTTTTTTGTTTAAAAATCCCAAATTTGACGCCTCTCGCGTGCATTTTCACGCGTGCAGTTTCGGCGAAGTGCGTTCTATCGCGCCGCTAGTTAGTAAATTTAAAGACACGGCCGCAGTCTCGGTCGTAACCAAAACCGGTTTTGATGAGGCGAAAAAAATCACGCAAAATACGCGCTTTTTGCCGTTTGAGATATTTTTACCGTTTTGGCTAAAGCCTGCAAAAATCACGGTCATTTTTGAGGCCGAGCTTTGGTTGGGGCTTGTTTTTTGGGCCAAATTTAAAGGCTCTCGCGTCATTTTGATAAACGCTAGGATTTCTGACAGGAGCTACAAAAGTTATCTCAAATTTAGCTTTTTTTACAGATATTTGTTTAAATTTATAGATAAAATTTACGCTCAAAGCGATATGGATAAACAGCGCCTACAGCGGCTCGGCGCCAAAAATATCGTCGTTAGCGGCAATATAAAATCAGCCTTTTTGCCAAATCCGAGTAAAATTTACACCAAACCAAAAGAGCGCGTGATCGTGCTAGCTAGCACTCATGCGGGCGAAGAGGAGCTGATTTTGCGCGATTTAAATTTGAGCGCAGACGACAAGCTGATTTTAGCTCCGCGTCATCCTGAGAGATTTTGCGAGGCGGGCGAGATTTTGGCTAAATTTGCCGTAAAAAACGGACTAAGTTTTGCTAAATTTAGCGAAACTAAAAATTTTGATGCGCAGTGCGTGTTAGTCGATACGATGGGCGAGCTGGTAAATATTTATAAATTTAGCGACGTCGTCGTGCTTGGCGGTAGTTTCGTGCCAAACGTTGGCGGACACAATCCGATCGAGGCGGCGCAGTTTGAAAACGCCGTGATAAGCGGGGAGTTTATATTTAATCAAAAAGCCCTGTATAGTGCGGTGGACGGTATAAAATTTGCAAAAGCGAACGAAATAAATTCGCTTTTAAAGCAAAATTTACTCAAAGCAAAAATAGTCGCCAAAGGCGATGCAAGCGAGATTTTAAAAGATATTGAGGAAAATTTATGAAAGAAGAAAAAGCCTATAAACTACTGGCGATCCAGGAAGGCATCTCAAACAACGAGGCAAAGGAGCTGATCGACGCGGGGCTGGTTAGCGCCAAGGGGCAAAGGATCGCCGTGGCGCGCGCGACGATGAGCGCGGCGACTAAATTTAACGTACAAAAACTGCCGCGCCCAAGCGTGATTTTTGAGGATGAAAACCTGATCGCGGTTGATAAACCGGCGTTTTTAACGTCGGAAAAAGTTAGCGAAATGTATAAATTTCCGCTACTTCACAGGCTCGATAAGGAAACTAGCGGGGTGCTTTTGCTTGTGAAAAACGAGGAATTTCAAAAAAAAGCGATCGAGGAGTTTAAAAACTGCCGCGTAAAAAAAGAGTATGTCGCAGCGGTCAAGGGTATCGTGAGCGAGGAATTTAGCGTAAACGAACCTATAATCACACTAAAAAACAGAGGCGGCGCGTTTTCTAAAATCTCGCCAAACGGCAAAGAGGCCTTTTCGCACGTAACTCCAGTGATGGTCGCAGGCAAAAAAAGCCTCGTAAAAGTCGAAATAAAAACGGGCAGAACTCACCAAATCAGAGTACATCTAAATCACGCTGGATATGGGATCGTAGGAGACGAAAAATACGCTAAAAATAAAGCCGCAAGAATGTATCTGCACGCCTATAAAATCGAGCTTTTAGGCTATAAATTTAGGTCAAATTTGAGCAATGATTTTAATAGGCTCGGTTTTGAAATTTCAAGAAATTTTGAGATTTAAAGAGTGATAAAGCTTAAATTTAATAAAATACGCGCTTTAGCTATAAATGTAAATAAAAGGTAGAATGTGTTTGAACAAATCAGCGAGTCGTTTCGTTTAGCCGTTAGTAAAATTCGTTTCGTAGACGATGAAAAAGCGCTAAATAACGCGCTTGACGTGCTTAAAAAAGCACTACTAAAAGCTGATGTTCATCACAAAGTTACCAAAGAGTTGCTAGCTCTCATCGAGGCTGATCTAAAGCAAAGCGGAATAGGCCAAAAGCAGTTTTTAGATGCGATAAAGTCAAATTTGACGAAGGTTTTAACCGCGCCGGGCAATCAAGGCTTTGTCTTTGCGCCCGTGGCTCCTACGATCGTGCTAATGGCTGGCTTGCAAGGTAGCGGAAAAACCACTACGACGATAAAGCTGGCAAATTATCTAAAGCTTAGAAAGAAAAAAGTTTTGGTCGCGGCGTGCGATTTGCAACGCTTGGCAGCCGTCGAGCAGCTTCGCCAGCTTTGCGAAGCAAACGAAATAGAACTTTTTAGTATAGATAACGAAACCGATCCGCTAAATGTAGCTAAGCAAGCGCTAGCTAAAGCAAAAAGCGGGCTTTATGATGTACTTTTGGTCGATACTGCAGGACGTCTAGCGATAGATGAATCTTTGATGAAGCAGATAAAAGATATCAAGTCTGCGCTCGAGCCGCATGAAATTTTCTACGTAGCAGACGCCATGAGTGGACAAGACGGCGTAAAAACGGCAAGTACGTTTAACGACGCGCTAAAAATAAGCGGAGTAGTGCTAAGCAAATTTGACTCGGATAGTAAAGGCGGCGTAGCTATAGGCATAGCAAAACAGCTAAATATACCTCTTAGATTTATAGGTATCGGCGAGAAAGTCGGAGATGTGGAGAGCTTTATCCCTGAACGCATCGTGAGCCGTATAATGGGCGAAGGCGACTTGGCAACATTGGTTGAGAAAACTAGCGCCGTGATAGACGAGCAAGAAGCAAAAAGAATAAATAAAAAGATTAAAAAAGGGCAGTTTAACTTTAACGATTTTTTGTCGCAAATGGAAAGCGTCAAAAAGCTTGGAAATATGAAAAGCTTAATCGGTATGATACCGGGCCTCTCAAGCGTGGCAAATCAGATAAAAGACATAGACCTTGATAACTCGAAGGAAATTTTGCATATCAAAGCTATGATAAATTCGATGACACAAAAAGAGCGCGAGAATCCTGATTTGCTAAACAACAGCCGAAAAAGACGTTTAGCCGCTGGATCTGGGCTATCTCAAGTAGAGGTTAATCGCTTTTTAAAGCAGTTTGAAAACGCATCGAAAATAGCAAAGAGGTTTTCTGGTAAAGAAGGCCTAAAAGGGCTTGGAAATTTACTAAACCAAGCTAAAAATACTCACCCTAATTAAAGGGCTTAAATTTGGCTACGAGCGTGGCTAAATTTAAGCCTATTTAAAAAACAGAAGGAGAAATATAATGGCAACAGTAGTAAGACTAACGAGGATGGGACGTAAGAAAAAACCTTTTTATCGTATAGTCGTAACGGATAGCAGAAAAAGAAGAGACGGCGGCTGGATAGAGTCGATCGGTTACTACAACCCGATGGTTGAGCCTGAGGTGGTAAAATTTGACGCTGAGCGCTTGGCTTATTGGAAAGGTGTCGGTGCGAAACTTAGCGATAGGGTTGCAAAAATAACTAGCAAATAATTAAAAATGGTAGAAAATTTTTTACTTGAATATGCTAAGCTCATCGCCGATTTTCCTGAAAAAGTGAAACTCGAGCGAGTCGAGCTTGGCGAAAATTTTGCCGAGCTGATAATTTACGCCGATAAAGTCGATACTGGCAAACTTATCGGCAAAGACGGCAGGATGATAAACGCGATAAAGACCGTAATCGTAGGCTATAAAGCTAAAGATGCGACGTCATACCGCGTTACGGTAAAGCCTCTTGAATGAACTTATAGAAGTCGCACTTCTTGGCAAAACTGTAGGACTAAAGGGGTTTGTCAAGCTTCATAATAAGGGCGACTTTCCTAATCAATTTAAAAAAGACGCTATATTTTGCGACAAAGATGGCAAAGAACTTGTCGTAAAAAGCTACAATCATGCAAATGATACAATCTCTTTTTTTGGTTTTGAAGATATAGATAGCGCAAAAACTCTCACCAATAAAATAATCTACACCACAAAAGAAGAAACTAGAAAAAACTGCAAGCTCAAAAAAGGCGAGTTTTTCTATTTTGATGTTATTGGTTGCGAAGTTTACGAAAATAGCCAAAGGCTAGGCGAGGTGGAGGATATAGACGAGGTTGGCGCAAATCATCTATTTTTGGTAAAAACCGATGAAAATTTGAATGCTAAGGGATTGGAAAAAAGTTTTTACATTCCATATATCGACATCTATATAGAAAAAGTAGATGTGGAAAATAAAAAAATT is a window from the Campylobacter showae CSUNSWCD genome containing:
- a CDS encoding zinc ribbon domain-containing protein: MNKYLEQLVELSAIDKDIDDFTPRLEKVQSVLKATKDEQAAILAQIEEATTSVTELKNQKSQTNAHIAEFSAKIKDVAKKSGVAKTEKEIKALQLEDELAKEQLEAANEEVERLEKIIDSKNALKSELEAKAAELGENLAKIESEISAEVGAIEQQRDEIYAKKNKLVGEMNQKILTFYEKIRKWAHNTAVVPVKKQACYGCFMQINDKTYSAVIKGEDIVTCPHCGRILYKEAAN
- the waaA gene encoding lipid IV(A) 3-deoxy-D-manno-octulosonic acid transferase — protein: MIIIYYVLVLAAFALGALPLAILAFKKKYRVSIPARFFLFKNPKFDASRVHFHACSFGEVRSIAPLVSKFKDTAAVSVVTKTGFDEAKKITQNTRFLPFEIFLPFWLKPAKITVIFEAELWLGLVFWAKFKGSRVILINARISDRSYKSYLKFSFFYRYLFKFIDKIYAQSDMDKQRLQRLGAKNIVVSGNIKSAFLPNPSKIYTKPKERVIVLASTHAGEEELILRDLNLSADDKLILAPRHPERFCEAGEILAKFAVKNGLSFAKFSETKNFDAQCVLVDTMGELVNIYKFSDVVVLGGSFVPNVGGHNPIEAAQFENAVISGEFIFNQKALYSAVDGIKFAKANEINSLLKQNLLKAKIVAKGDASEILKDIEENL
- a CDS encoding pseudouridine synthase family protein; protein product: MKEEKAYKLLAIQEGISNNEAKELIDAGLVSAKGQRIAVARATMSAATKFNVQKLPRPSVIFEDENLIAVDKPAFLTSEKVSEMYKFPLLHRLDKETSGVLLLVKNEEFQKKAIEEFKNCRVKKEYVAAVKGIVSEEFSVNEPIITLKNRGGAFSKISPNGKEAFSHVTPVMVAGKKSLVKVEIKTGRTHQIRVHLNHAGYGIVGDEKYAKNKAARMYLHAYKIELLGYKFRSNLSNDFNRLGFEISRNFEI
- the ffh gene encoding signal recognition particle protein encodes the protein MFEQISESFRLAVSKIRFVDDEKALNNALDVLKKALLKADVHHKVTKELLALIEADLKQSGIGQKQFLDAIKSNLTKVLTAPGNQGFVFAPVAPTIVLMAGLQGSGKTTTTIKLANYLKLRKKKVLVAACDLQRLAAVEQLRQLCEANEIELFSIDNETDPLNVAKQALAKAKSGLYDVLLVDTAGRLAIDESLMKQIKDIKSALEPHEIFYVADAMSGQDGVKTASTFNDALKISGVVLSKFDSDSKGGVAIGIAKQLNIPLRFIGIGEKVGDVESFIPERIVSRIMGEGDLATLVEKTSAVIDEQEAKRINKKIKKGQFNFNDFLSQMESVKKLGNMKSLIGMIPGLSSVANQIKDIDLDNSKEILHIKAMINSMTQKERENPDLLNNSRKRRLAAGSGLSQVEVNRFLKQFENASKIAKRFSGKEGLKGLGNLLNQAKNTHPN
- the rpsP gene encoding 30S ribosomal protein S16, whose product is MATVVRLTRMGRKKKPFYRIVVTDSRKRRDGGWIESIGYYNPMVEPEVVKFDAERLAYWKGVGAKLSDRVAKITSK
- a CDS encoding KH domain-containing protein, yielding MVENFLLEYAKLIADFPEKVKLERVELGENFAELIIYADKVDTGKLIGKDGRMINAIKTVIVGYKAKDATSYRVTVKPLE
- the rimM gene encoding ribosome maturation factor RimM (Essential for efficient processing of 16S rRNA) — translated: MNELIEVALLGKTVGLKGFVKLHNKGDFPNQFKKDAIFCDKDGKELVVKSYNHANDTISFFGFEDIDSAKTLTNKIIYTTKEETRKNCKLKKGEFFYFDVIGCEVYENSQRLGEVEDIDEVGANHLFLVKTDENLNAKGLEKSFYIPYIDIYIEKVDVENKKIYTKNAILILENS